A region from the Caloenas nicobarica isolate bCalNic1 chromosome 11, bCalNic1.hap1, whole genome shotgun sequence genome encodes:
- the GPX1 gene encoding glutathione peroxidase 1 — translation MAAAGAAAAAAAGAAGLAGMSARPLGAAEPLSLGSLQGKVLLVANVASLUGTTTRDFLQLSELQRRYGPRGLQVLGFPCNQFGHQENATNEEILLSLEHVRPGNGYKPNFIMFEKCEVNGKNAHPLFTFLKEALPFPHDDPSSLMTNPQFIIWSPVCRNDISWNFEKFLIGPDGVPFKRYSRHFETIKIEADIELLLQKVAKNVLE, via the exons atggcggcggcgggagcggcggcggcggcggcggcgggagcggccgggCTGGCGGGGATGTCGGCGCGGCCGCTGGGAGCGGCGGAGCCGCTGTCGCTGGGCTCGCTGCAGGggaaggtgctgctggtggccaACGTGGCGTCCCTCTGAGGCACCACCACCCGCGACTTCCTGCAGCTCAGCGAGCTGCAGCGGCGCTACGGGCCCCGCGGGCTGCAGGTCCTCGGCTTCCCGTGCAACCAGTTCGGGCACCAG gAAAATGCTACGAATGAGGAGATCCTGCTGTCGCTGGAGCACGTCCGTCCTGGCAACGGGTACAAGCCCAATTTCATCATGTTCGAGAAGTGCGAGGTGAACGGGAAGAACGCGCACCCTCTCTTCACCTTCCTGAAAGAGgcgctgcccttcccgcacGACGACCCCTCCTCGCTGATGACCAACCCGCAGTTTATCATCTGGTCCCCGGTCTGCCGCAACGACATCTCCTGGAACTTCGAGAAGTTCCTCATTGGCCCCGACGGCGTGCCCTTCAAACGCTACAGCCGGCATTTCGAAACCATCAAGATCGAGGCCGATATCGAATTGCTTCTGCAGAAGGTTGCCAAGAATGTTCTTGAATAA
- the RHOA gene encoding transforming protein RhoA yields the protein MAAIRKKLVIVGDGACGKTCLLIVFSKDQFPEVYVPTVFENYVADIEVDGKQVELALWDTAGQEDYDRLRPLSYPDTDVILMCFSIDSPDSLENIPEKWTPEVKHFCPNVPIILVGNKKDLRNDEHTRRELAKMKQEPVKPEEGRDMANRIGAFGYMECSAKTKDGVREVFEMATRAALQARRGKKKSGCLLL from the exons atGGCAGCCATTCGAAAAAAGCTGGTTATAGTGGGTGATGGTGCCTGTGGAAAGACCTGTCTGCTGATTGTATTTAGCAAAGACCAGTTCCCTGAAGTGTATGTTCCCACCGTCTTTGAAAATTATGTAGCAGATATTGAAGTGGATGGAAAGCAG gttGAGTTGGCTTTGTGGGATACAGCAGGACAAGAAGACTACGATCGACTTAGACCGCTTTCTTATCCAGATACTGATGTTATACTTATGTGTTTTTCAATTGATAGTCCTGATAGTTTAG aaaacatccCAGAGAAGTGGACCCCGGAGGTGAAGCATTTCTGCCCCAATGTGCCTATCATCTTGGTAGGAAACAAGAAGGACCTGAGGAATGACGAGCACACAAGACGAGAGCTGGCCAAAATGAAGCAG gagCCTGTCAAACCCGAAGAAGGAAGAGATATGGCAAACCGCATTGGTGCATTTGGGTATATGGAGTGTTCGGCAAAGACCAAAGACGGTGTGAGGGAGGTTTTTGAAATGGCCACTAGAGCTGCTTTGCAAGCCCGGCGTGGCAAGAAAAAGTCCGGGTGCCTTCTCTTATAA